ATGAGCGTAATGGACTCATTGGCCGTTGCAGGCAATACTACACGAATCATCTGAGGAATAATGACTTTGGTCATCGTCTGCCACTTCGTTAATCCAAGGACCTTCGCTGCTTCATGTTGCCCCTTATCAATGGAAAGCAGTCCGCCCCTGAATATCTCAGCGAAGTACGCCGCATAGTTTAGGATGAACGCAATCCCTGCCGCAACAAAGCGATCAAACACCAGATACTCTCCAATCACCGGAAGCAACGGTAAACCGAAGCAGAAGAATAGAATTTGGAGCAGTAGCGGTGTTCCTCGCATCACATATACATACGTATGGGCAATCCATGCCAGTGGTTTAATCTGGCTTCTCATCGCAAGCGTGACCGCAAATCCAAGCGGCACAGATAACACGATCGCCAGCAAGAACATGAAAATGGTGGTCTGCGCACCCTCTAGCATAGGTTTTAAAATGGTCGATAGATAATCCCAACTCATTATTTTGTCTCCTCTAATCTGTTAACCCCGCATTCCTCTGGGGCATGAATCGCTCCAGCATGGAATACGGGGTCCGTTTTGTTTCTAAACTATATATCAGGTGTGTAACCTGTCTATTTCAAAACCTTATCTTCACCCAACCATTGAGTGGAGATCTTAGCCGCTGTTCCGTCTGCATTCAACTCATCCAGCGCTTTTTGCAGCTGATTCAGAAGTTCTTCATTTCCCTTTTTGATACCAATGCCATATTGTTCCGGTGCAAGAGATTCATCCAACAGTTTGAATGTTCCCTCTTCTTTGGACATGTAGTATCTCGCTACCACTTCATCAATGATGACCGCATCCAGACGTTTTGTCTTCAGATCCGTCAGTGCAAGCACGTTATCCTTAAATTCAGAAGCTTTCACTTTATCCTTCAGAGGACTTGCTGCCAGTGCATCTGCCGCGGAGGACAGCGCCTGCAATCCCACATTTTTACCATCAAGTTCATCCAGCTTTGTGATTGGCGAGTCTGCCAAGGTAATAGCTACTTGGCTGTTTTCCAGATACGGCTTCGTGAAGAGCACTTTCTCTTTACGCTCATCCGTAATGGTGTACCCGTTCCAGATCATGTCGATCCGGCCACTGTTCAGCTCTGACTCTTTGGAAGACCAGTCGATCGGCTGGAATGTGATTTCTTTACCCATTTTCTCCGCTGCAGCTCTTGCGTAATCAATATCAAAACCTACAATTTCATTCTGCTCGTCCCGGAAACCCATTGGAGCAAACTTATCATCAATTCCTACAACAATCGTGTTATCGTCTTTGCTTGCGGAACTGGAACAACCAGCCACAATCAATACACATATACTGATGAATAATAGTAGAATCGCTTTTTTTCTCATCTCTCGAACCCCTCCATGTCTATAACCAAAACCCCGCTTTAGTTCGTTACCACGTTATCAGAGATTTATAATAACATAGCATGGGAGAAGAGTCGAGTCTCTTGCCTATTTCCTTCTATTTCATACAGCTTAATTGTCAACAATCTGTGAAAAAGCCTCTTTCACTTGTGCCGGTTCCACCAGCTTCTCGCGTACAGTCGAATTCCATAGCTCCGGGTTCTGAAGTTCCTTTAATTCCGTACCTGTCCATTGTTGGGCAGATTCACGACGTAAGGTATGGCTGGTATTCTCAAACTGGTAGACGATCTGCTCCAGATTATCGATCATAACAAAGTTCGCAACCGCATTATATACGAGTATCCGCTCAAGTTCCTCTGCATCCATCTCACGCGTATCCAAGCTATAATTCACTTGGACTGTGAACGTCTCCGGGTACAGTTGGTAACCATTCAATCTTTCACGTAAAGGTAAAGCCTGATTCAGATGACTAAGGTTTGAATTATCACCCATGTAGGGACTGCGATATTTGGTTAAAGCGGCAAAATCATGTGTCAGCGGATTCTGCTGCTCTTCCTCGTACCGAGCCTGTTTCGCCTCGATCTTCGGATTAACGAAGCCTTCAACAATCACCAAGCCAATGATGCCCAACACAACAAGTGTTATAATCCATATGTTTCTAATTCTCATAACGCATCACTCACTTCATACTTACTAACGATCCGATACGCCCGATGCACTACCAAAGGGATAATAACGCTTAGTAATGGGATGGCAAAGGCAATGACGATCACTGCAAACTGATAGGGTCCATCCACCTGAATGGGTCGATTAAACCAGATGTTGCTTCCGAATCGCAACGCTGCCTGCGTTCCCCATAGTACGAGTATTAATGCTGCCCACAACCACCATATCCTGCGATTCCACTGCACTAAGGCAGGGATTCGAATAACCGTGGTTTTCACGGAAGTTGCAGAATCGCTCGTCTTGTTGATCAACAGATACAATACATACATGCCACCAACAATGAGACTCACGATCATAAGCAGATTGTTTATGGCGGAGCCTTGCATCAGCACTCTCATTGGAATGGTAATGATCCAGGCTATGAGGCTATAAATCAGAGCAGACTGCAACAACGCTGTCCAGTAAGGAACACGTTGTACCCTTCGATGGTCACTCATCACTTCATCCATACCAGCGATATGCTGAATGGCGGTCTGGAACGCCTTCTCTTCACTCACCCCCTGCGAGATATAATCGTCAATGCGTGCAACGAGATTGCTGTGAATCTCTTCTTTTAATTCTCGATTGTCTAATGTATCTTGTGCGTGAGCGAACAAACGATTCACATGACGGGTGATGCGAGCTTCCAATCTCATAGGTCTTCATCTCCTTTTTCTCCAGTGACAATCATGCAATCAATCAGTGCCTTGGCTGCTTGCCAAGCATGAACCTGCTCTCTATAGGCTTCAAGGCCTTGCGTTGTAATTCGGTAATATTTGCGTCGTCCTCCCTGCGTCTCTTCCCCCCAGTAGGACTCCACATATCCACTCTTCTCCAGCCTCTTCAAACTGGAATAAAGCGTAGGTTCCTTCAATTCAAACTGCTCTCCGCTCTTACGATAGATCTCCTTAATAATGCTGTAGCCATAGTTATCTGCGGGTATAAGTACACTCAGAATGATGGGGTCAATATTGCCCCGAATCAGATCACTGTTAATCACTTGCACATCCATCTACGAGTTTCACCGACTTTCTTCCGTCCTGTGTATACTATAAGACACATTACTATGTCTGTAAAGGTAATATGTATCACATGGTAAATATGCATCGCAAGAGTAACACTAGCAACATTCCTCTCTTGCCTTTCGTTTGGAAGATATTAGGGAGGTGCATAAAATATAAATTCTTCAATACTATAAGAACATTGACCACATTGTTATTTCTTTCAACTTTGCTTATATTATCCGGCTGTAATCCTACTCCAAGTCATAGTACAAACAAAACTGCCTCACCTTCAACAACAAATGCAAATCAAGCCAAAACGGAATTAAAACAAAATCAGGAACTGCCTACACCAGTGATACAGACTGAAAGTGGCACTCCTATTCCTGCTATACAGGGCAGTTATTGCTGGGAAAGTATGTGTGCAGACTACGCAGGTGATATGGAACTGTTGGAAGGTCAAGTACCTGTCTCCGTGTTGGTAGGCGAGAATATATCTATTCATCTGGGTACAAATGTACCACCTGACGAGTTAACTCTTGTCGAATATGTAAATGGAGTGGCACGTCCCATCTCTTTGCGAGAAGGTTCATTCCAGTTAGCGCAGGAAAAAGGTACTCATTATTATGGTGCCTTTGCCCGCTGGACTTCCTCTCAAAACTCACAGGTTTCCTTGGGTGATACCTCTTTTGCCTTTGTTATCCGTGGTGTCGAAAAAAAATAAAAACAAACAGGGCCCCTCCAATTTTGGAGAGGCCCCTACGCATTTTTATCTATTGCTGCACTTTCTCGCGATCTTTCCCTTTATCGGATTCTCCCGCATTTTTGTTCGCAGCTTCGCGATCCTGTTTCATTTCTTCCACCGTTTTCACCTTCAGACGAGCTGCACCTTCATATTCCTTCGTTGGAATCAGGTCACCAGCAGCGAGTCTCGCTTCTGCGGCTGCAATCGCATCTTCGTACTGCGGCAACCACTGAGCCTGTGCAACCAGCATCTCGTCGACCATCTGCCAGATTTCTTTTGGATTACATAC
The nucleotide sequence above comes from Paenibacillus sp. W2I17. Encoded proteins:
- a CDS encoding permease prefix domain 1-containing protein; amino-acid sequence: MRLEARITRHVNRLFAHAQDTLDNRELKEEIHSNLVARIDDYISQGVSEEKAFQTAIQHIAGMDEVMSDHRRVQRVPYWTALLQSALIYSLIAWIITIPMRVLMQGSAINNLLMIVSLIVGGMYVLYLLINKTSDSATSVKTTVIRIPALVQWNRRIWWLWAALILVLWGTQAALRFGSNIWFNRPIQVDGPYQFAVIVIAFAIPLLSVIIPLVVHRAYRIVSKYEVSDAL
- a CDS encoding PadR family transcriptional regulator, with translation MDVQVINSDLIRGNIDPIILSVLIPADNYGYSIIKEIYRKSGEQFELKEPTLYSSLKRLEKSGYVESYWGEETQGGRRKYYRITTQGLEAYREQVHAWQAAKALIDCMIVTGEKGDEDL
- a CDS encoding amino acid ABC transporter permease, with amino-acid sequence MSWDYLSTILKPMLEGAQTTIFMFLLAIVLSVPLGFAVTLAMRSQIKPLAWIAHTYVYVMRGTPLLLQILFFCFGLPLLPVIGEYLVFDRFVAAGIAFILNYAAYFAEIFRGGLLSIDKGQHEAAKVLGLTKWQTMTKVIIPQMIRVVLPATANESITLIKDTALLYAVAVPELLYYAQAAVNRDLQLTPFFVAAVMYLLMTLVLTVLFKALEKRFSFE
- a CDS encoding DUF4825 domain-containing protein, whose product is MRIRNIWIITLVVLGIIGLVIVEGFVNPKIEAKQARYEEEQQNPLTHDFAALTKYRSPYMGDNSNLSHLNQALPLRERLNGYQLYPETFTVQVNYSLDTREMDAEELERILVYNAVANFVMIDNLEQIVYQFENTSHTLRRESAQQWTGTELKELQNPELWNSTVREKLVEPAQVKEAFSQIVDN
- a CDS encoding amino acid ABC transporter substrate-binding protein yields the protein MRKKAILLLFISICVLIVAGCSSSASKDDNTIVVGIDDKFAPMGFRDEQNEIVGFDIDYARAAAEKMGKEITFQPIDWSSKESELNSGRIDMIWNGYTITDERKEKVLFTKPYLENSQVAITLADSPITKLDELDGKNVGLQALSSAADALAASPLKDKVKASEFKDNVLALTDLKTKRLDAVIIDEVVARYYMSKEEGTFKLLDESLAPEQYGIGIKKGNEELLNQLQKALDELNADGTAAKISTQWLGEDKVLK